The following proteins come from a genomic window of Sardina pilchardus chromosome 1, fSarPil1.1, whole genome shotgun sequence:
- the ltv1 gene encoding protein LTV1 homolog: MPHKKKRSFIDKKNAVSFHLVHRSQRDPLAADEKAPQHVLLPAASKVEVEKRRDEQREFGVFFDDDYNYLQHLREVAPATELVASSLPQRKPVAPHVREEDDDGEADGSDEEEEVDVQVIPAASINLPSSVFASEFEEKVGLLNKAAPISGPRLDMDPDIVAALDDDFDYDDPENMLDDDFIVKANTASGGGAKDDDDDEWEDTDDEDESGEEEEGDCDSMGGRSYDGDEEGRQEFLFMKEETRSRFTEYSLTSSVMRRNEQLTLLDDRFEKFFEQFDDDEIGALDNAELEGFINPDSVRLQEVLNDYFKQREQDCQKLDDLGPKGLEGIEEEEDEEEEQEMETIVVEPPAEKWDCESIISTYSNLYNRPKIIEDPPKAKGIRVSSKTGIPLDVLPKRGPTARQVERMERINDSDLPRAATQQRPRQESTEERRARKQAIKEERKERRTEKKANKVAFKQEKVLQEKQMVGLRANVQGLKLS; encoded by the exons ATG CCACACAAGAAGAAGAGGTCGTTTATCGATAAGAAGAATGCGGTGTCCTTCCACCTCGTCCACAGGAGTCAGAGAGACCCCCTGGCAGCGGACGAGAAGGCTCCTCAGCATGTGCTCCTGCCGGCCGCCTCAAAG GTGGAGGTTGAGAAGCGGCGTGACGAGCAGCGGGAGTTCGGCGTGTTCTTCGATGACGACTACAACTACCTGCAGCACCTGAGGGAGGTGGCTCCGGCCACGGAGCTGGTGGCCTCCAGCCTCCCCCAGAGGAAACCCGTCGCCCCGCACGTCCGAGAGGAGGACGATGACGGCGAGGCGGACGGCAgcgacgaagaggaggaggtggacgtCCAAGTTATTCCG GCTGCGTCGATCAACCTGCCCTCTTCAGTATTCGCCTCCGAGTTCGAGGAGAAGGTGGGGCTGCTCAACAAAGCTGCCCCCATATCAG GGCCCCGGCTGGACATGGACCCCGACATCGTGGCCGCTCTGGACGACGACTTCGATTACGACGACCCTGAGAACATGCTAGATGATGACTTCATCGTCAAGGCCAACACAGCCTCAGG CGGTGGTGCTAAAGACGACGATGACGATGAGTGGGAGGACACGGACGACGAAGATGAgagtggtgaggaggaggaaggcgaCTGCGACTCGATGGGCGGCCGGTCGTACGACGGCGACGAGGAGGGCCGACAGGAGTTCCTGTTCATGAAGGAGGAGACGAGGAGCCGCTTCACCGAGTACTCGCTCACCTCGTCCGTCATGCGGCGCAACGAGCAGCTCACGCTGCTGGACGACCGCTTCGAGAAG TTCTTCGAGCagtttgatgatgatgagatCGGAGCACTGGACAACGCAGAGCTGGAGGGCTTCATCAACCCCGACAGCGTACGACTGCAAGAGGTGCTCAATGACTACTTCAAACAGAGGGAgcagga CTGTCAGAAGCTAGATGACCTCGGCCCCAAGGGGCTTGAAGGCatcgaggaagaggaggacgaagaggaagagcaggagatgGAGACTATCGTGGTCGAACCTCCGGCTGAGAAGTGGGACTGTGAATCCATCATCA GCACCTACTCTAATCTGTACAACCGCCCTAAGATCATAGAGGACCCACCTAAG GCCAAAGGCATCCGCGTGTCCTCCAAGACGGGCATCCCCCTGGACGTGCTGCCCAAGCGGGGGCCGACGGCGCGGCAGGTGGAGCGCATGGAGCGCATCAACGACTCGGACCTCCCGCGGGCCGCCACCCAACAGCGCCCCCGCCAGGAGAGCACGGAGGAGCGCAGGGCCCGCAAGCAGGCCatcaaggaggagaggaag